The following proteins are encoded in a genomic region of Papaver somniferum cultivar HN1 unplaced genomic scaffold, ASM357369v1 unplaced-scaffold_10, whole genome shotgun sequence:
- the LOC113326473 gene encoding uncharacterized protein LOC113326473: MSDLLHEMNYDASNFYKLLNDAHVSLYPGCEKFSRLSFIVHLLHVKSLGGLNIKGFDALLSLLTKAFPDAKLPKNFYESRTTIKGLGLGYILIDACENDCVLFWKENADKTSCPVCHASRWKTTELNVDNESIRSTPRGKNIPVKQLRYFPLNPRLQRLFMSSKTASYMRYHAKRRHKDGVLRHPVDAETWKTFDKKHPAFDDDPRNVRLALATGGMNPFGNMLHPHSTWPVVLLNYNLPPWLCMKEENFILSMIIPGPKSPGNDIDMYLQPLIEELKELWDEGVVTYDISKKENFKCRPALLGTIIDFPALAMLSGWSTKGEFSCPCCGPDRCSERLRNGGKYCYMHHRRYLSAGHHWRHHKSSFDGEKELREPPHLMNGDEIAQQLAHFRQVQFGKNAKQTGLTEITPVTFEHNWIKKSIFHELPYLSSIICFHNVDMMHVEKNICETVLGTVMNVEGKTKDNLKARLDLMDWGLRPELHLRQEGDKIVVPTDSFVMSPKEKESFCRTLKDIKVPDGHSSNISRCVNIKDRKIMGLKSHDYHVLMEYLLPIALRGHLDGDILEALSELCMFFKVFCTWVLKIEDLDKLQDSIAITLCKLERIFPPSFLL, translated from the coding sequence ATGTCTGATTTGCTGCACGAAATGAACTATGATGCCTCCAATTTTTACAAGTTGCTGAACGATGCGCATGTGTCACTATATCCTGGCTGTGAAAAGTTTTCAAGATTATCCTTCATTGTGCACTTGCTTCATGTCAAGTCCCTCGGTGGATTGAACATCAAGGGGTTTGATGCGTTGTTGAGTCTCTTGACCAAAGCCTTTCCGGATGCCAAACTACCAAAGAATTTTTATGAATCTAGAACAACAATCAAGGGCTTGGGGCTTGGATACATTTTGATCgatgcttgcgagaatgattgtgTTTTGTTCTGGAAAGAGAATGCAGATAAAACATCTTGCCCGGTATGTCATGCTTCAAGATGGAAAACTACTGAATTGAATGTGGATAACGAATCAATCAGAAGTACACCAAGAGGTAAAAACATTCCAGTGAAGCAATTGCGGTACTTCCCATTGAATCCAAGACTTCAGAGGTTATTTATGTCTTCAAAGACCGCTTCTTATATGCGATATCATGCAAAAAGACGTCACAAAGATGGAGTTTTGAGGCATCCAGTTGATGCAGAGACATGGAAGACCTTTGATAAGAAGCACCCAGCGTTTGATGATGATCCTCGCAATGTAAGACTTGCATTAGCAACTGGTGGGATGAATCCGTTTGGGAATATGTTGCATCCACATAGTACATGGCCAGTTGTTCTACTCAATTATAACTTACCACCGTGGTTGTGTATGAAAGAGGAAAATTTTATCTTGTCTATGATAATTCCTGGACCCAAATCCCCAGGAAACGACATCGATATGTATTTGCAACCACTCATAGAGGAATTGAAGGAATTGTGGGATGAAGGTGTTGTAACTTACGATATTTCAAAGAAAGAGAATTTTAAATGTCGTCCAGCATTACTTGGCACCATCATTGATTTCCCTGCACTAGCTATGCTTTCCGGGTGGAGCACCAAAGGGGAATTTTCTTGTCCGTGCTGTGGGCCTGACCGATGTTCAGAACGACTGAGAAATGGGGGCAAGTATTGTTACATGCATCATCGCCGATACTTGTCTGCTGGTCATCATTGGCGCCACCATAAGTCATCCTTTGATGGAGAGAAAGAACTTCGAGAACCACCACATCTGATGAATGGGGATGAAATTGCTCAACAACTGGCTCATTTTCGACAAGTTCAGTTTGGTAAGAACGCGAAACAGACTGGTCTGACAGAAATAACACCGGTTACTTTTGAACACAACTGGATAAAAAAGAGCATATTTCATGAGTTGCCGTACTTAAGCTCAATTATATGTTTTCATAATGTCGATATGATGCACGTTGAGAAGAATATTTGTGAAACTGTATTGGGCACAGTGATGAAtgtagaagggaaaacgaaagacaaTCTTAAGGCCCGGTTGGATCTGATGGACTGGGGATTACGGCCGGAGTTACATTTGAGACAAGAGGGAGATAAAATAGTGGTGCCAACAGATTCTTTTGTCATGTCGCCCAAAGAAAAGGAATCTTTTTGTAGAACTTTGAAGGACATTAAGGTTCCCGATGGAcactcatcaaatatttctcgGTGTGTGAACATTAAGGATCGAAAGATTATGGGTCTGAAAAGTCATGACTATCATGTATTAATGGAATATTTATTGCCTATTGCCTTACGTGGACACTTGGATGGGGATATATTGGAAGCACTGAGTGAGTTATGTATGTTTTTTAAAGTGTTTTGTACATGGGTTCTCAAGATAGAGGATCTGGATAAACTACAAGATAGTATCGCAATTACTTTGTGCAAGTTGGAAAGAATATTCCCCCCATCTTTTTTATTGTGA